The following proteins are co-located in the Pseudarthrobacter siccitolerans genome:
- a CDS encoding RNA polymerase sigma factor codes for MPAAASSEVAAAVADAHRREWAFVLAATLRVAGDIDKAEEAVQDAYASALATWGPRGIPKNPGAWLTVTARRRALDMHRRAATEQRALPRLCEPEESLADEQALATEDIPDDRLRLIFTCCHPALAPDARVALTLRLLCGLSTADIARAFLVPEATIAARITRAKKKIAAAGIPYSVPAASELHERIDGVLSVVYLVYTTGHTAPSGADLMRRDLAERGLELAGMLRVLLPNNRDVAGLLALVLLTDARRDARLDRNRELVLLEDQDRSAWDRAAIGEGVALLREALSSRPPGRFALTAAIAAVHDESGSWSETDWQEILGLYDLLMETWPSPVVQLNRAIALGFAVGPAEGLAELDALGAEPQLARYPYLAAARADFLARLGRTGEARDAFEEALILTDNDAERSYLRARLASRLAG; via the coding sequence ATGCCGGCGGCCGCCAGCTCGGAGGTTGCTGCAGCGGTTGCAGATGCGCACCGCCGCGAGTGGGCTTTCGTGCTGGCGGCAACGCTGCGTGTTGCCGGTGACATCGACAAAGCCGAAGAAGCCGTCCAGGACGCCTACGCCAGTGCGCTGGCCACGTGGGGTCCGCGTGGGATCCCGAAGAACCCGGGAGCGTGGTTGACGGTCACGGCCCGGCGCCGGGCCCTGGACATGCACCGCCGGGCAGCCACGGAACAGCGGGCGCTCCCCAGGCTGTGCGAGCCGGAGGAATCGCTCGCTGATGAGCAGGCCCTGGCAACGGAGGACATTCCCGATGACCGGCTCCGGCTGATTTTCACCTGCTGCCACCCCGCCCTTGCCCCGGACGCCCGGGTTGCCCTGACGCTGCGGCTCCTTTGCGGGCTGTCCACCGCTGACATAGCGCGGGCCTTCCTCGTGCCGGAGGCCACCATAGCCGCCCGGATTACCCGGGCGAAAAAGAAGATCGCTGCCGCCGGGATCCCCTACAGCGTGCCCGCGGCGTCCGAGCTCCACGAGCGTATCGACGGTGTGCTGTCCGTTGTCTATCTCGTGTACACCACGGGTCATACTGCCCCGTCGGGAGCGGACCTGATGCGCCGGGACCTCGCGGAGCGCGGCCTGGAGCTGGCGGGGATGCTGCGCGTCCTGCTTCCCAATAACAGGGACGTTGCGGGGCTTCTGGCACTCGTGCTGCTCACCGACGCGCGCCGGGACGCCCGGCTGGATCGCAACCGGGAGCTCGTCCTGCTGGAGGACCAGGACCGGTCCGCCTGGGACCGGGCTGCCATCGGGGAAGGCGTGGCGCTCCTGCGCGAGGCCTTGAGCTCACGGCCGCCGGGCCGCTTCGCGCTGACGGCGGCGATCGCGGCCGTCCATGATGAGAGCGGATCGTGGTCCGAGACTGACTGGCAGGAAATCCTGGGCCTCTACGACCTGCTGATGGAAACGTGGCCCTCCCCGGTGGTCCAGCTGAACCGGGCCATAGCCCTTGGCTTCGCGGTGGGGCCTGCGGAAGGCCTGGCTGAGCTGGATGCGCTGGGGGCTGAGCCCCAACTGGCCCGCTACCCGTACCTCGCCGCCGCACGCGCCGACTTCCTGGCACGGCTGGGCCGTACCGGCGAGGCCCGGGATGCTTTCGAGGAGGCGCTGATCCTCACGGACAACGACGCCGAGCGCAGCTACCTCCGGGCGCGGCTGGCTAGTAGACTAGCCGGCTGA
- a CDS encoding acyltransferase family protein, giving the protein MQPAELISGRKHALDGLRTVAVAFVFLFHAATGLAPGGSIGVDVFFTLSGFVITLLIMKEYIATGGLHLNIFYAKRLARLWPALLGLCAVIVTVGVVFPASKWAGQEGFVLPAVGYVMNLAHFGLFGGSIAGETLGPTWTLAVEEQFYLVWPLLLLVLLRFWEVRTVAWITAGLAAAFLLERFLLVWGGAPLSRLYNGPDTRADELLIGCTLALVLTVVRPGSRLHASLLGAARWAGPPAALVLLAAVFLLQEPNTPGLWFSAFWTAGPTVLALLAALAIGWLVLSPAGFTARILSHPWLAGPGRDLSYALYLWHLPVYLLLMPLVPSLWLRVPLAAALTVLVAYASFRLVETPVRRWANKRLDAAVVRPAPGPAREREPELASAGRSA; this is encoded by the coding sequence GTGCAACCAGCCGAGCTCATTTCCGGGCGGAAGCACGCCCTGGACGGGCTCCGCACCGTTGCCGTGGCGTTCGTTTTTCTCTTTCACGCCGCCACCGGCCTTGCCCCCGGCGGTTCCATCGGGGTGGACGTCTTCTTTACGCTCAGCGGCTTTGTGATCACCCTCCTGATCATGAAGGAGTACATTGCCACCGGCGGCCTGCACCTGAACATCTTCTACGCCAAGCGGCTCGCCCGGCTATGGCCCGCGTTGCTGGGCCTCTGCGCAGTGATTGTCACCGTGGGCGTGGTGTTTCCGGCGTCGAAGTGGGCCGGCCAGGAAGGTTTCGTCCTGCCGGCTGTCGGGTACGTGATGAACCTGGCGCATTTCGGATTGTTCGGCGGCTCTATTGCCGGTGAAACGCTCGGCCCCACCTGGACGCTCGCCGTCGAGGAGCAGTTCTACCTGGTGTGGCCGCTGCTCCTCCTGGTCCTGCTGCGGTTCTGGGAGGTCCGGACGGTCGCCTGGATCACCGCCGGGCTGGCTGCGGCGTTCCTGCTGGAACGCTTCCTGCTGGTGTGGGGTGGGGCGCCGCTGAGCCGCCTGTACAACGGGCCCGATACCCGGGCCGACGAGCTGCTGATCGGCTGCACCCTGGCGCTCGTCCTCACGGTGGTCCGCCCGGGTTCCCGGTTGCACGCGTCCCTGCTGGGTGCTGCGCGTTGGGCCGGGCCGCCGGCCGCCCTGGTCCTGCTGGCGGCCGTGTTCCTGCTGCAGGAGCCGAACACTCCCGGCCTGTGGTTCAGCGCCTTCTGGACAGCCGGGCCCACCGTGCTGGCGCTGCTGGCGGCACTGGCCATCGGCTGGCTGGTCCTTTCCCCTGCCGGATTCACCGCCAGGATCCTGAGCCACCCCTGGCTTGCCGGCCCCGGCCGCGACCTGTCCTACGCCCTCTACCTCTGGCACCTGCCCGTCTATCTGCTGCTGATGCCGCTCGTCCCATCGCTGTGGCTCAGAGTGCCGCTGGCGGCAGCCCTGACCGTCCTGGTCGCCTACGCGTCCTTCCGGCTGGTGGAGACGCCCGTCCGCCGGTGGGCCAACAAAAGGCTCGACGCCGCCGTCGTCCGTCCCGCTCCCGGGCCCGCCAGGGAACGGGAGCCGGAACTCGCGTCCGCGGGACGGTCGGCCTAG
- a CDS encoding Hpt domain-containing protein — MRATTEPLHIPAGTKSGGNAPWPCAQDPARPLLDHAVLDKLRADLDDYDEVWRVFVKNFVAALPLRLDRMRLALTTGDLPGAIDALLSIKTASQQVGAERLAALALVLELAVREGTRDRDPSGVLPWLAADHLPRLRHCAGQTSYILEAHLKKALQPRPALTAHPVP; from the coding sequence ATGAGAGCAACCACTGAACCGCTGCACATCCCGGCTGGTACCAAATCCGGTGGAAACGCACCTTGGCCGTGCGCGCAGGACCCCGCCCGGCCCCTCCTGGACCATGCCGTGCTGGACAAGCTGCGCGCGGACCTGGACGACTATGACGAAGTCTGGCGGGTGTTCGTCAAGAACTTCGTCGCCGCTCTCCCCCTGAGGCTTGACAGGATGCGGCTGGCATTGACCACCGGGGATCTCCCGGGGGCCATCGATGCGCTCCTCAGTATCAAGACCGCGAGCCAGCAGGTGGGCGCGGAGCGGCTCGCCGCCCTCGCCCTGGTTCTTGAGCTGGCCGTGCGTGAGGGTACCCGGGACCGTGATCCGTCCGGGGTCCTCCCCTGGCTGGCCGCCGACCACCTGCCGCGGCTGAGGCACTGTGCCGGACAGACGTCCTACATCCTCGAGGCACACCTCAAGAAGGCCCTGCAACCGAGGCCCGCGTTGACCGCGCACCCCGTTCCCTGA
- a CDS encoding YcnI family copper-binding membrane protein has product MKNARTRTPVRTAASLGAAAGLMLLGAGASSAHVSVDPSSPSAGGFSQLTFKVPNESGTAKTTRIAVALPSGTPFTSVSVKPMDGWTAEITEAALPSPVTIEGAAITKAASAVTWTADEAHQLGQHEYQTFSISVGRLPAAGTTVALPATQWYSDGTVVDWNEQAAPGQAEPQHPAPSFVTTAAEEGAGTPAGAAAVAATTPVTAAADNTLGIAGLGAGLLGLALGAAAFVRTAGHLKR; this is encoded by the coding sequence ATGAAGAATGCACGCACCCGCACCCCCGTGAGGACGGCGGCGTCCCTCGGTGCGGCGGCCGGACTCATGCTGCTCGGCGCGGGCGCCTCGTCCGCGCACGTCAGTGTTGACCCGTCGTCGCCCTCTGCCGGAGGCTTCTCGCAATTGACCTTCAAGGTTCCCAACGAGTCGGGCACGGCCAAGACCACCAGGATTGCGGTCGCGCTTCCCAGCGGAACACCGTTCACCTCGGTCTCCGTCAAACCCATGGACGGGTGGACGGCGGAAATCACCGAAGCCGCCCTGCCTTCGCCCGTGACCATCGAAGGGGCCGCCATTACCAAGGCGGCCTCGGCCGTCACGTGGACAGCGGACGAGGCCCACCAGCTGGGACAGCACGAATACCAGACCTTTTCGATCTCCGTTGGCCGGCTCCCGGCTGCCGGCACCACCGTGGCCCTGCCTGCAACCCAGTGGTATTCAGACGGAACGGTGGTGGACTGGAACGAGCAGGCAGCCCCCGGGCAGGCGGAACCCCAGCACCCGGCCCCCTCCTTCGTCACCACGGCGGCTGAAGAGGGCGCGGGGACCCCGGCCGGCGCGGCAGCCGTCGCCGCAACCACACCGGTCACGGCCGCCGCGGACAACACCCTTGGCATCGCCGGCCTGGGCGCCGGACTTCTGGGCCTGGCCCTGGGAGCGGCCGCGTTCGTCCGGACAGCCGGCCACCTGAAGAGGTGA
- a CDS encoding MDR family MFS transporter: protein MTTATPPGTAQAPQKQHMVLLFVGLMLSMLLSALNQTVLSTALPTIVGELHGVSDMLWVITAFILTSTISMPIYGKLGDLMGRKSLLIAAILLFMVGSVVGALANDMGVLITARVIQGLGGGGLMILSQAVIADVVPPRERGKYMGMMGGVFAIASVAGPLLGGWFTEGPGWRWVFWINIPLGLLALAGAAFFLKLPKHAGKPKLDLGGMVLMAIATTCLVLFATWGGSKYEWSDPIIISLIAGTVLSAGAFVLVERRTAEPIIPLHLFKDLNFNLSTFAGLLIGVAMFGAIGYLPTYLQMAFSVNATESGLLMIPMMGALLVASVGSGQLVSKTGRYKWMPIAGSLLVAVALVLLSTLKPGQPLWEICAYLAVMGLGLGLSMQILVLVVQNSFALREVGTATASNNFFRQIGATLGSAVVGSLFASRLAELLTERMPAAASGGNAPGGSNSLTPALVSKLPAEVKALIISSYNDALTPIFIWMVPLAVIAAVVLLFVKEKPLATAVEHDVLSESISEGNILITADDESPAVAR from the coding sequence ATGACCACGGCCACTCCACCCGGAACGGCGCAGGCCCCTCAGAAACAGCACATGGTGCTCCTTTTTGTGGGCCTCATGCTCTCCATGCTCCTCTCCGCCCTGAACCAGACTGTCCTCAGCACCGCGCTGCCCACCATCGTGGGCGAACTCCACGGCGTCAGCGACATGCTCTGGGTGATCACCGCATTCATCCTCACCTCCACCATCAGCATGCCCATTTACGGCAAACTCGGTGACCTGATGGGACGCAAGTCCCTCCTGATCGCGGCCATCCTCCTGTTTATGGTCGGCTCTGTGGTGGGCGCGCTCGCCAACGACATGGGCGTGCTGATCACCGCCCGCGTCATCCAGGGCCTCGGCGGCGGAGGGCTGATGATCCTCTCGCAGGCAGTCATCGCCGACGTGGTCCCGCCCCGGGAACGCGGCAAATACATGGGCATGATGGGCGGCGTGTTCGCCATCGCCTCCGTTGCCGGGCCGCTGCTGGGCGGCTGGTTCACTGAAGGTCCCGGCTGGCGCTGGGTCTTCTGGATCAACATCCCCCTGGGCCTGCTGGCCCTCGCGGGCGCCGCGTTCTTCCTCAAACTGCCCAAGCACGCCGGCAAGCCCAAGCTTGACCTGGGCGGCATGGTGCTGATGGCCATCGCCACCACCTGTCTGGTGCTCTTCGCAACCTGGGGCGGCAGCAAGTATGAATGGTCCGATCCGATCATCATTTCCCTGATCGCCGGCACCGTCCTCAGCGCCGGGGCCTTCGTCCTGGTGGAGCGCCGCACCGCCGAGCCCATCATCCCGCTGCACCTGTTCAAGGACCTGAACTTCAACCTGTCCACCTTCGCCGGCCTGCTGATCGGCGTGGCCATGTTCGGCGCCATCGGCTACCTCCCCACTTACCTGCAGATGGCCTTCAGCGTGAACGCGACCGAATCGGGCCTGCTGATGATCCCCATGATGGGCGCCCTCCTGGTGGCCTCCGTTGGCTCCGGCCAGCTGGTCAGCAAGACGGGTCGCTACAAGTGGATGCCCATTGCCGGCTCGCTGCTGGTGGCGGTGGCCCTGGTGCTGCTCTCCACCCTCAAGCCCGGCCAGCCGCTCTGGGAAATCTGCGCCTACCTGGCCGTGATGGGCCTCGGACTGGGCCTGAGCATGCAGATCCTGGTGCTGGTGGTCCAGAACTCCTTCGCGCTGCGCGAAGTAGGCACGGCGACGGCGTCCAACAACTTCTTCCGCCAGATCGGCGCCACCCTGGGTTCAGCCGTGGTGGGAAGCCTGTTCGCCAGCCGCCTGGCCGAGCTGCTCACCGAGCGCATGCCCGCGGCAGCGTCCGGCGGCAACGCACCCGGGGGATCGAACTCCCTCACGCCCGCGCTTGTCAGCAAGCTGCCCGCGGAGGTCAAGGCATTGATCATCTCGTCCTACAACGACGCCCTGACCCCCATCTTCATCTGGATGGTCCCGCTGGCGGTGATTGCCGCCGTCGTGCTGCTCTTCGTCAAGGAGAAGCCGCTGGCCACTGCCGTGGAGCACGACGTGCTGTCCGAGTCCATCAGCGAGGGCAACATCCTCATCACGGCCGACGACGAGTCCCCGGCAGTGGCGCGCTAG
- a CDS encoding TetR/AcrR family transcriptional regulator, protein MPPTPSPTLRERKKVETWTAIHEAAASLAQERGLEHATVEAIAESAGVSPRTFFNYFPAKEDAVLGLHEPVLDAAAAAKLSGAEDFLEQVTLLLVAVALSSIRNTDNSRRRLILKRHPHLFARQMEYMAKAEALVCQAVAEHFAQDPDWADGAEGFSAEETARMTVMLAAVPAKFRAKSTDFDPATGLTPKDLAPALALFHHLQRKLS, encoded by the coding sequence ATGCCCCCCACCCCTTCCCCTACGCTTCGTGAGCGCAAAAAGGTCGAAACGTGGACTGCCATCCACGAGGCCGCGGCCTCCCTGGCGCAGGAGCGCGGCCTGGAACACGCCACGGTGGAGGCCATTGCGGAGAGCGCAGGGGTCTCGCCCCGGACGTTCTTCAACTACTTCCCGGCCAAGGAGGACGCTGTACTCGGCCTCCACGAGCCGGTCCTTGACGCCGCTGCGGCGGCAAAGCTCAGCGGCGCGGAAGACTTCCTGGAGCAGGTCACCCTGCTGCTTGTCGCCGTCGCCCTTTCCTCCATCCGCAACACGGACAACTCCCGGCGGCGGCTCATCCTGAAGCGGCACCCGCACCTGTTCGCGCGGCAGATGGAATACATGGCCAAGGCCGAAGCCCTGGTATGCCAGGCCGTGGCCGAGCACTTCGCCCAGGATCCGGACTGGGCCGACGGTGCTGAAGGCTTCAGCGCCGAGGAAACGGCGCGGATGACCGTGATGCTCGCGGCGGTGCCCGCCAAGTTCCGGGCAAAATCCACCGATTTCGACCCCGCCACAGGCCTCACCCCCAAAGACCTCGCGCCCGCGCTGGCGCTCTTTCACCACTTGCAAAGGAAACTCTCATGA
- a CDS encoding SGNH/GDSL hydrolase family protein yields MTRNGGRPSIGKQEWVKYGALFLLAVVAVGVAAIALLNPGGAGQAVNPAPASRTTARATATATASLNPTPTASATATAQQLGIELPAQPVLLILGDSYTAGYGAAQPDQSWAYLVAGQLGYPTDIDGVPGTGFAWGGGSQDELGGEYEVRLRNIAANPAFVPNVLILQGGQNDSRIANPEEVTAATSQTIEAARRFWPGIQVVVLGPSAPQPLAEELRGVNSAVRAGAAAASAPYVDAVEAGWFTSANSQEFDSDGAHPNTAGHAYLAEKFLETWASLTQ; encoded by the coding sequence GTGACGAGGAACGGCGGGCGCCCCAGCATCGGGAAGCAGGAATGGGTCAAATACGGTGCGCTTTTCCTGCTGGCAGTGGTCGCCGTCGGAGTAGCAGCAATTGCCCTGTTGAATCCCGGCGGCGCCGGCCAAGCTGTCAATCCTGCACCGGCAAGCCGGACGACAGCCAGGGCTACGGCCACGGCTACTGCGTCCCTGAACCCCACACCCACGGCTTCTGCAACTGCAACTGCCCAACAGTTGGGCATAGAGCTGCCCGCCCAGCCCGTTCTGCTCATTCTTGGTGATTCGTACACTGCCGGCTATGGTGCAGCGCAGCCGGACCAGAGCTGGGCGTACCTCGTTGCCGGGCAACTCGGGTACCCCACCGACATCGACGGCGTACCCGGAACCGGATTCGCATGGGGCGGCGGGTCGCAGGACGAGCTGGGTGGTGAGTACGAAGTCCGGTTGCGGAACATCGCCGCCAACCCCGCCTTCGTGCCCAACGTCCTCATTCTTCAAGGCGGACAGAACGACTCACGGATCGCGAACCCGGAAGAAGTTACTGCTGCCACTTCACAGACTATTGAGGCAGCCCGCAGGTTCTGGCCGGGCATCCAGGTTGTGGTGCTTGGGCCGTCGGCGCCGCAGCCCCTCGCGGAGGAACTGCGCGGGGTGAACAGCGCCGTCCGGGCTGGTGCCGCGGCTGCCAGCGCTCCTTATGTTGACGCCGTCGAGGCGGGCTGGTTCACGAGTGCCAACAGCCAAGAGTTCGACTCCGACGGCGCGCACCCCAACACCGCCGGGCATGCTTACCTTGCTGAGAAGTTCCTGGAGACCTGGGCCAGCTTGACGCAATAG
- a CDS encoding family 16 glycosylhydrolase, with protein sequence MEKIQHRARTRLLVLMVVLSALAFAMIGVAAVSAPDPSVQAEGRDPTNPVSSSAQPTTVPTAEALPAAPSSEATSAAPTLDALPAAPAPEALPAAPAIEAVPAAPVSEALPVGDLPGWRQVFTEDFTAGDVPIGGFPGPAYGARWSANYFDGTPDTAAQQVPKGERKSGYYPSKVLSVHDGVLDMFLHSENGVAMGAAPSPIFGGAVQRPWNSLTYGRYSVRFKADALAGFKLAWLLWPDSKQWPLDGEIDFPEGDLSRVIYAAVHGIEGGIHTDDVFRPNVPFGAWHTATTEWRPDGIEFFLDGKSIGISTKYTPAKPMHYILQTESCSPICPLPETSGHVQLDWVAVWAKG encoded by the coding sequence TTGGAGAAAATTCAGCACCGCGCGCGGACCCGCCTCCTCGTCTTGATGGTAGTTTTGTCCGCCCTCGCATTCGCCATGATCGGCGTTGCCGCAGTATCAGCTCCGGACCCAAGTGTTCAAGCGGAAGGCCGGGATCCGACGAACCCGGTTTCCAGTTCTGCACAGCCAACTACGGTTCCCACCGCCGAAGCCTTGCCGGCAGCTCCCTCTTCGGAGGCCACGTCAGCGGCTCCCACCCTGGATGCCCTACCGGCCGCTCCCGCGCCAGAGGCTTTGCCCGCCGCCCCTGCCATCGAGGCCGTACCGGCTGCTCCTGTTTCCGAGGCACTGCCGGTGGGCGACCTGCCTGGCTGGCGGCAGGTCTTCACAGAGGACTTCACCGCGGGAGATGTCCCTATCGGAGGTTTCCCCGGCCCCGCCTACGGCGCACGATGGAGTGCGAATTACTTCGATGGCACACCGGATACCGCTGCACAACAGGTTCCAAAGGGCGAGAGAAAGTCCGGGTATTACCCGTCAAAAGTCCTGAGTGTTCATGATGGCGTCCTGGACATGTTCCTGCACAGTGAAAACGGCGTAGCCATGGGCGCAGCACCGTCTCCCATTTTTGGGGGTGCCGTTCAACGGCCCTGGAACAGCCTGACGTACGGGCGCTACTCTGTGCGCTTCAAAGCCGATGCCCTGGCAGGATTCAAACTGGCGTGGCTGCTGTGGCCCGACAGCAAGCAGTGGCCTTTGGACGGGGAGATCGACTTTCCAGAGGGAGACCTGTCGAGGGTCATCTACGCTGCGGTGCATGGAATCGAGGGCGGCATCCACACGGACGACGTCTTCCGTCCCAACGTTCCCTTTGGCGCCTGGCACACAGCCACCACCGAGTGGAGGCCCGACGGCATCGAATTTTTCCTGGATGGGAAATCCATCGGTATTTCCACAAAATACACGCCGGCCAAGCCCATGCACTACATCCTGCAGACCGAATCCTGCTCGCCGATCTGTCCGCTGCCCGAAACCAGCGGCCATGTTCAGCTTGACTGGGTAGCCGTCTGGGCAAAGGGATAG
- a CDS encoding MBL fold metallo-hydrolase: protein MSEWLEVGANNHVLVTEGSLLNTGLIVGSERAMVIDTGCGPRQGREILDAVRERTQLPLVVVNTHAHYDHFFGNAVFAEAGVTEFWAHQNCATEIEERGDLQRRFVGTLEPEMSTGEGENVELVVPNAIVKDQPVLVDLGGLTATLFYLGRGHTDGDLLVGTPTTLYVGDLVEQGAHPSFEDSYPQEWADALRHISALRHRYEFLIPGHGRPCSDQFVSTMANTMTTAVRQAQRSIREAPSDATKAIPVLPYGPEQSRWFIKRLQETRREH from the coding sequence ATGTCGGAATGGCTCGAAGTCGGCGCGAACAACCATGTGCTTGTCACCGAAGGATCGCTGCTGAATACCGGACTGATAGTGGGATCCGAGCGGGCCATGGTAATCGACACAGGCTGCGGCCCACGGCAGGGGCGGGAGATCCTGGACGCGGTGCGGGAGAGGACCCAACTCCCGCTCGTCGTCGTCAACACCCACGCCCATTACGACCACTTTTTCGGCAACGCCGTGTTTGCGGAAGCTGGCGTCACCGAATTTTGGGCGCACCAGAACTGCGCCACCGAAATTGAAGAACGTGGGGACCTCCAGCGCCGCTTCGTGGGGACCCTGGAACCGGAGATGTCCACGGGTGAAGGCGAGAACGTGGAGCTTGTGGTCCCCAACGCCATCGTGAAGGACCAGCCTGTGCTGGTGGACCTGGGCGGGCTGACCGCCACCCTGTTTTACCTGGGCCGCGGCCACACGGACGGTGACCTGCTGGTGGGCACCCCCACCACTCTTTACGTGGGTGACCTCGTGGAGCAGGGCGCCCACCCGTCCTTCGAAGACTCGTACCCGCAGGAATGGGCGGACGCGCTCCGGCACATCTCAGCGCTGCGCCACCGCTACGAGTTCCTGATCCCCGGACACGGGAGGCCGTGCAGCGACCAGTTCGTCAGTACCATGGCGAACACCATGACCACGGCGGTACGCCAGGCACAGCGTTCCATCCGCGAGGCACCAAGTGACGCAACCAAGGCCATCCCGGTGCTGCCCTATGGGCCGGAACAGTCGCGCTGGTTCATCAAGCGGCTCCAGGAGACCCGCCGGGAGCACTAG
- a CDS encoding GNAT family N-acetyltransferase, which yields MDQAPLVTANKKERIRVVGDAEWDAHITRLGITDTYSCAAYHRASALLEPEGTRPVLLAFGDGAGEVALPLLLRPLPDDAGWDATSAYGYGGPISRGTPDLCAFGEALNGWAEEQGVVCTFLRLNPLLDNGRLVPSTAELVDASSTVAWDLSPGRDLRQGLHSDQRRSVRKAERAGVTITVTSRPSDLEHVQELYDATMQRQQAANFFLFPKAYWQALVVDDQLLAPLLVEARLADRVISALLCFVSDPWLHAHLSAGDDVARAVGASAACYLAAAEWGQTHGLTGFHLGGGVGGSRTSPLYAFKQRFDPQSRPRQFQVAKLVHDRDRYRELAGSDATDGFFPPWRRPH from the coding sequence ATGGATCAAGCGCCGCTTGTGACCGCGAATAAGAAAGAGCGGATCCGCGTCGTAGGCGACGCGGAGTGGGACGCGCATATCACCCGTCTGGGCATCACCGATACCTACAGCTGTGCCGCATACCACCGGGCTTCAGCCCTGCTCGAGCCCGAGGGCACCCGGCCGGTCCTGCTCGCTTTCGGCGACGGGGCCGGTGAAGTGGCCCTTCCGCTGCTGTTGCGTCCCCTCCCCGACGATGCAGGATGGGACGCCACCAGCGCGTACGGCTATGGCGGCCCCATCAGTCGGGGAACCCCGGACTTGTGCGCTTTCGGCGAGGCCCTCAATGGGTGGGCTGAGGAACAGGGGGTCGTGTGCACATTCCTCAGGTTGAACCCGTTGCTCGACAACGGCCGGCTCGTGCCCTCCACGGCTGAGTTGGTTGACGCCTCATCCACGGTGGCGTGGGATCTGTCCCCCGGCCGGGACCTGCGGCAAGGCTTGCACTCCGACCAGCGCAGGTCGGTGCGGAAGGCAGAGCGAGCCGGCGTCACCATAACCGTGACATCCCGCCCGTCGGACCTTGAGCACGTCCAGGAGCTGTACGACGCCACGATGCAGCGCCAGCAGGCAGCGAACTTCTTCCTCTTCCCCAAGGCCTACTGGCAGGCGTTGGTCGTCGATGACCAGCTGCTGGCACCGCTGTTGGTGGAGGCGCGGTTGGCCGACCGTGTGATCAGCGCGCTCTTGTGTTTCGTGTCGGACCCCTGGCTGCATGCCCACCTCTCCGCCGGGGACGACGTCGCGCGGGCCGTAGGCGCCTCCGCCGCGTGCTACCTGGCAGCCGCGGAATGGGGACAAACCCATGGACTCACCGGCTTTCACCTGGGCGGTGGGGTGGGCGGCAGCAGAACCTCGCCGCTCTACGCTTTTAAGCAGCGCTTTGATCCTCAAAGCAGACCGCGCCAGTTTCAGGTCGCTAAGTTGGTCCACGACCGTGACCGGTACCGGGAGCTCGCGGGCTCAGATGCGACTGACGGGTTCTTCCCTCCATGGCGTCGGCCCCACTGA